GTAGGGATAAAAGACGGGTTCTGTATGGAGATACTAATCTTATCGCCCCGTTCAATTTTTTCAATATGAAGAGTCAGAATTCCTCCGATTAATGTATCCAACTCTTTTTGTGCGGCCAAGAAATTGCCGAGGGAATAAACAACAAATCCTTTTGTTCCGTCCTCTCGTTCAACCCATTCCGCTGGCTGTAAAACATGGGGGTGATGCCCTAAAATAATATCAGCTCCCTTCTTGACAGCAAATTTAGCCAGCTCCTTTTGTTCTTCATTTGGATTCATTTGATATTCAATACCAAAATGGAGACTCAACACGACAACATCAGCCTGCTGTTTCGCTTTGCTGATTTCTTGTCTGATCCTGTCTTTATCGATGTAATTCACCAAATATTCTTTCCCCTGCGGAGCAGTAAGGCCATTCGTGCCATAAGTAAATGCCAGGAAGGCGACTTTCACGCCGTTTTTTTCCAACACTCTGATTTTGTTTCTGTCTTCCTCATCTTTATATGCTCCTACATAAGGCAGGCCGATTTTTTCATAATATCCTATTGCATTCAGGATAGCTTGTTCCTTTCGATCCAGTGTATGGTTGTTAGCCATAGAGACAATATCTACCCCTGCCTGCTGAAGAGTGTCACTGATTTGAAAAGGACTGTTAAACATCGGGTAACTGGACAATCCTATCTCGGCTCCACCAGCTATACTCTCCTGATTGGCAAACGTGATGTCTGCCTGTTCCATCAGAGATTTCACTCTGGCAAACATAGGATCAAAGTGATAGGTCTTGCCCTGTCCCTTTTTGTAAGCATCTTTATAGACAGAATCGTGAATCAGGATATCTCCAACCGCCGACAAGGTAATTTTGGCACGGGTCTCCCGGGGAACAGGACTGGCTGAAGGTAAAGCTGAAGGAGAAGGATCCGGGGAATAATTCGGTATCTCTGAGCTTTCATGGTTAGATTCAGAAGCTGAGTTTCGTTCGTGCAAAGTGATCCATCCCCCTGCAACGGCCAAAATTAGAAGTACGCATAATGCGGCCGCTATCAACAAGGGGCGTTTTTTTCTTAACATGGATTAGCTCCTTTATTTACAGATTTTATTGCATAATGGAAAACAGCCCGTTTACCAAGAAGTAACGGGCTGTTTTGGGATGCCGTGTTATTTCTCTTACTCTCGTGGATTATTCTGAGCCGGGTGTTTATCGTTCTTCACCAACACCTCTTCTGCGAATTCGGCTTGATTGACATACTTAGTGCCCTTATTTTTCTTACCCTTTTTAGCCATCTGTATGCCCTCCTTAATGCTGTTTATTCGGCAGTTTATTCTCAGGATGGTTTTTTCCTCGGGTTCTCTCGTTTCGTTCAGCTTTTCGCTGCTTGTCATGCAGTTTGCTTATGAAATGGCTGTCCATGATAGAGCCCTCCTGTGTAGATAAAATAACACTGCTTTTCTAGCATGCCCGAATCTACAATAAGGGACCCCTGTCAATGGGTGCCGTCTTTTGAAACCAGTCCCAAGCCTGCTGCACATCTTCTTTAGCCAAATAATCTACTTCTATCTCTGATGAGGCTAATCCACCTTTAATGCCGATTTTCAAGTTTGCAATTCCTTTACGGTCCTGAAAAATGGTTTTGGTTACAGAAAGCTGCTGAATATTCCTGCGGCGAACTAGTGTTGTTTTTAATGCCAAAAACCGGGAACGGGCAATGAGCTGGCCGGGCCTGATAGAAAGCCCTGCCCCTCTTTGCATGGCTTTTGCCCAAAACCAGTCGAGGACAGGTAACGCTATAGCAAACCAACCGTACACCGGGAAAAAGTAAATGAGTACTGCCGCCAAAACCAGCGAAAGAAGAATGCCGAATCTAACAAAATAATAAAAGGACTGCTTCGGAGCTTTTTTCTCAATAGGATACCACTCATACTTCGGAAGCACCTCTTGCAAGAATCCGGGCATATGTTCTATC
This Paenibacillus larvae subsp. larvae DNA region includes the following protein-coding sequences:
- a CDS encoding CapA family protein, encoding MLRKKRPLLIAAALCVLLILAVAGGWITLHERNSASESNHESSEIPNYSPDPSPSALPSASPVPRETRAKITLSAVGDILIHDSVYKDAYKKGQGKTYHFDPMFARVKSLMEQADITFANQESIAGGAEIGLSSYPMFNSPFQISDTLQQAGVDIVSMANNHTLDRKEQAILNAIGYYEKIGLPYVGAYKDEEDRNKIRVLEKNGVKVAFLAFTYGTNGLTAPQGKEYLVNYIDKDRIRQEISKAKQQADVVVLSLHFGIEYQMNPNEEQKELAKFAVKKGADIILGHHPHVLQPAEWVEREDGTKGFVVYSLGNFLAAQKELDTLIGGILTLHIEKIERGDKISISIQNPSFIPTYISYKNWREYSVIPMDQLTNRDLQGIEQKREQVKGHMAKWMPDLAFPPSG
- a CDS encoding DUF4023 family protein — encoded protein: MDSHFISKLHDKQRKAERNERTRGKNHPENKLPNKQH